In the genome of Atribacterota bacterium, the window TAACCGCTACAGCTCCTGAATCCTCGGCAATTTTAGCTTGCTCTGCATTAATTACATCCATAATTACGCCGCCCTTAAGCATTTGAGCTAACCCTTTTTTGGTTTTTTCAGTAGATATTTCACTCATTTCATATTCCTCCCTATTTATACTAATATTTAGATTGTTTTTCTTCTTTAATAATCTTAATTATAATATACCTGTAATTCAGTTTAAATAAAATAGATTGTTATAACTTTGAAGTTATAACAATCTAAAATGGATTTAAAAATTGTAAATATAATAGCTTTCATTCATTTATTTTGTTTCAGAAGCAAAAATTATTAGAAATTAAAATATTTAATTTACTTAACTGTCATTCTTGAAAATCTGTCTTCCAAGTAAAGCCTGAGACAATGTCACCTCATCAGCATATTCTAAATCTCCTCCGATAGGAACACCATAGGCAATCCTGGTAATTTTTATACCCAGAGGCTTAATAAGTTTAGCTATGTAAGATCCGGTAACTTCTCCCTCAATATTAGGATTAGTAGCCAATATTACTTCTTTTATTTTTTCCTTATTCAATCTTGACATAAGATGATCAATAGTTAAATGGTCAGGCTCAACGCCATCTAAAGGAGATATAGCCCCCTGCAAAACATGATATAGTCCTTTATATCCACCGGTTTTCTCTATTGCCATTAGATCCCTTGCTGTTTCTACAACACATATAGTGTTTTTTTCTCTATTATCATCACGGCATATCTCGCAAATACTTTGATCAGTAAGATTATGGCACACCTGGCATCTTTTTACCTGTTCTTTAGCACTTATAATTGATTGTGCTAAAAATCTCGCCTCTTCTTTCGGGATATTTAAGATATATAAGGCTAATCTTTGTGCTGTTTTTGGACCAATGCCCGGCAGTTTTGATAATTCATCAATAAGTCTGGCTAAAGGTCTGGTATATTTGTAAGCCATACTGTTTTCCTCTAAGTAATTGTAATATTAAAACATTCCAGGTAGATTCATGCCACCGGTAAGTTTACTCATTTCTTCATTAACCATTTCTTTAGACTGTCTGACACCTTCATTTACTGCTGCTAAAACTAAATCTTCAAGCATTTCCTTGTCTTCAGGGTCAATAATATCAGGGTCAATTTTAATCTCTTTAATTTCCTGTTGACCATTTATTACTAATTCAACCATCCCTCCGCCTGAAGCAACCTTGATTTCCTTCTGTGCTAACTGTTCCTTCATTTCTTCCATTTTTTTCTGCATTTGCTGGGCTTGTTTCATCAAAAATTTCATATCCATTATAAATAACCTCTTTAATTAATCTTCTATTATATTTCCACCAAATAAATCACGAGCTTCTTCCAGAATTCCATTATCAGATATAGTTGATTCTTCAATGTTTTTTTTCTTTTTCTTGTTTGCCTCTGGAATATTTGAATCATGATTCCCGGGATATTTATTTTCTTTTTTATTCTCATTCTTTTCTAATTTGTAATTAGAATATACTTTATTATTTTTTTTTGAGATAAAGCAATTCAGCCTGATATCAAGATTGGCTACTTCTTTTAATACCGCCTCAACTTTTTCCCTGTTTTCTCTCTTTTCCAGACTTTCTTTATGAAAAAGGCAATCATGATGAAAACCAATCATCAGCTGATTATTCTCAATAAATACTTCACTGTTTGCACTTAAAAAAGCATATAATGAAATTCTTTCTTTTTTTACTCTGGATAAAACCTTAGGCCAAATTTCACTAAATTCAAATTGCTCCTTTACCACTTCATTGCTCATTTTATTTTTATTAATATTGTTGGCTGGTTTTTTAAATATTGCTTTTACTGTTTTTATTTCACTCCCAACTTCCCGATGATTACTGCTATCCTCTTCCTTCTCTTCAATAAATATCTTATTATTATCAATTGTGTTTTTAGTAATTTTCTTAACCTGGCCTGTTTTACCACTCTGGGTTAATTTTACAATTAATAATTCCAGTAAAATCCAGGGATAGTGGTGGTATTTTATTTTATCTTCTATTTTGTTTAGTTCTTCAATTATATTCAGTATGGATTGTACATCAGTTCCTGCTATTAACTTAGTTATTTTTTCTGAATCTTTTTCTTCTAATAAAGTATTTTTTCCCAAAATTTTGATTAGTGACAATTGGTGTACATAGATAATCATATCCTGGACAAACTGATGTAAATCTACTCCTTCTTTTACTAATTTATCAATCAATTCTAAACCATTATTAGAATCATGGTTTAGAATGGCCCGGGTTATTTGAAAAAACAATTCTTTTGGAATAATTCCTAAAATTTCTTTAACTTCTTCAAAACTCACTTTGTCCTCACTACTAAAGGCAACAACTTGGTCTAAAATACTCTCTGCATCCCTCATGGAACCAGTCGCGCTCTCGGCAATTAATCGAAGAGAAGGTAAATCAATTTTTAATTTTTCCTTATCAATTATTCTTTTTAATTTTAAAACAATTTCATCTATGGAAATTCTTCTAAAGTTAAAGCATTGACAACGTGATAATATTGTATTAGGAACTTTCTGAGGTGCTGTTGTAGCAAATATAAACAATACTTCGCTTGGTGGCTCTTCTAAAGTTTTAAGTAAAGCGTTAAAAGCTTCATTAGTGAGCATATGAACTTCATCAATAATATAAACCTTGTACTTTCCTTCTGCAGGTGCGAAGCCAATCTTACTTCTCAGCTCCCTGATTTCATCAATACCCCGATTTGAAGCACCATCAATTTCAATTACATCTAGTGATTGGCCACTATTAATTCTGATACACTGAGAGCATTTATTACAAGGATGATCGGTAGGTCCTTCCTGGCAATTAAGAGCTTTTGCCAGTATACGAGCAGTGGTTGTTTTTCCTACACCTCTTGGTCCTGAGAAAATATAAGCATGTCCAATACGGTTAAGTTTAATAGCATTCATCAGGGTTCTGGTAATAT includes:
- a CDS encoding pyridoxal 5'-phosphate synthase lyase subunit PdxS, which gives rise to MSEISTEKTKKGLAQMLKGGVIMDVINAEQAKIAEDSGAVAV
- the recR gene encoding recombination mediator RecR, whose protein sequence is MAYKYTRPLARLIDELSKLPGIGPKTAQRLALYILNIPKEEARFLAQSIISAKEQVKRCQVCHNLTDQSICEICRDDNREKNTICVVETARDLMAIEKTGGYKGLYHVLQGAISPLDGVEPDHLTIDHLMSRLNKEKIKEVILATNPNIEGEVTGSYIAKLIKPLGIKITRIAYGVPIGGDLEYADEVTLSQALLGRQIFKNDS
- a CDS encoding YbaB/EbfC family nucleoid-associated protein, producing MDMKFLMKQAQQMQKKMEEMKEQLAQKEIKVASGGGMVELVINGQQEIKEIKIDPDIIDPEDKEMLEDLVLAAVNEGVRQSKEMVNEEMSKLTGGMNLPGMF
- the dnaX gene encoding DNA polymerase III subunit gamma/tau; this encodes MVQYQSMYRKWRPQLFEDIVGQKHITRTLMNAIKLNRIGHAYIFSGPRGVGKTTTARILAKALNCQEGPTDHPCNKCSQCIRINSGQSLDVIEIDGASNRGIDEIRELRSKIGFAPAEGKYKVYIIDEVHMLTNEAFNALLKTLEEPPSEVLFIFATTAPQKVPNTILSRCQCFNFRRISIDEIVLKLKRIIDKEKLKIDLPSLRLIAESATGSMRDAESILDQVVAFSSEDKVSFEEVKEILGIIPKELFFQITRAILNHDSNNGLELIDKLVKEGVDLHQFVQDMIIYVHQLSLIKILGKNTLLEEKDSEKITKLIAGTDVQSILNIIEELNKIEDKIKYHHYPWILLELLIVKLTQSGKTGQVKKITKNTIDNNKIFIEEKEEDSSNHREVGSEIKTVKAIFKKPANNINKNKMSNEVVKEQFEFSEIWPKVLSRVKKERISLYAFLSANSEVFIENNQLMIGFHHDCLFHKESLEKRENREKVEAVLKEVANLDIRLNCFISKKNNKVYSNYKLEKNENKKENKYPGNHDSNIPEANKKKKKNIEESTISDNGILEEARDLFGGNIIED